One segment of Megachile rotundata isolate GNS110a chromosome 4, iyMegRotu1, whole genome shotgun sequence DNA contains the following:
- the LOC100879165 gene encoding synaptic vesicle glycoprotein 2B isoform X2, producing the protein MAANRGSETKISTINATKSDQEDAVDIEKAISATGYGTFNVLLLLAALPVAWTGIFDTTTPAFILASAECDLQLTSFRKGVLVAFPFVGMTLTSFVWDHVTPYVGARNLFVLGLLADSVLNVLSSAVDSYHVFLAIKFVNGVFTGGPFSMVIAYLSEFHSAKYKPSFARWAGLAVNAAIIVPAVLGFTILPLPLTIDVFYRRYTSWRIYLLICSIVPVIGLVTASALPQSPRYLVDIGKPEQALKLLARMYAINKRKPVNAFPNSQLSRQSVFQRSSEKLRISCYNAKLLFSGPYLRAVSFLNFLQFGSMLGFNTMRLWVPHLFVILNNFDADKWRKDRAPTMRDMLDRRNALPVSQYLDCPNFSNICITWKVIAVIYQNSSIIAVSAVLFSFLASAIANSKFRKKLIMVAAFFLSVISSFGMNWAQHPAYMLTLAAAIIVTTRIAGNIVTAVNVDVIPVPLRPSSVAMLTTVGNVAAIVGNFLFSALLDVECLVAFMGLGCLLLACFCLSFFQPKPVRESTSKALEA; encoded by the exons ATGGCAGCGAATCGTGGGAGCGAAACGAAAATCTCGACGATCAACG CGACAAAGAGCGACCAGGAGGATGCGGTGGACATCGAAAAGGCGATATCGGCGACAG GCTACGGAACGTTCAACGTGTTGCTGCTTCTGGCGGCGTTACCGGTCGCGTGGACCGGCATCTTCGACACCACCACGCCGGCTTTCATCCTCGCTTCGGCCGAGTGCGATCTGCAGCTGACTTCTTTCCGAAAAGGCGTTCTCGTAGCGTTTCCGTTCGTAG GAATGACGTTGACCAGCTTCGTGTGGGACCACGTGACGCCCTACGTTGGTGCAAGAAATCTGTTCGTCCTCGGCCTGTTGGCGGATTCCGTTCTGAACGTCCTATCCAGCGCCGTGGACAGTTACCACGTATTTCTCGCGATCAAATTCGTCAACGGCGTTTT CACGGGTGGACCGTTTTCGATGGTGATCGCCTATCTGTCCGAGTTTCATTCGGCAAAATATAAACCGAGCTTCGCCAGATGGGCAGGACTGGCTGTAAACGCGGCGATCATCGTCCCAGCGG TACTCGGCTTCACGATTCTTCCGTTGCCGTTGACGATCGACGTGTTCTATCGGCGATACACCAGCTGGCGAATCTACCTGCTGATCTGTTCGATCGTCCCGGTGATAGGCCTCGTGACGGCCAGCGCGTTGCCGCAAAGCCCCAGGTACCTCGTGGACATCGGCAAACCCGAACAGGCATTGAAGCTGCTCGCGAGGATGTACGCGATCAACAAGAGGAAGCCGGTAAACGCGTTTCCG AACTCGCAGCTATCGCGACAATCCGTGTTCCAGAGGAGTTCCGAGAAACTGCGAATCTCTTGTTACAACGCCAAGCTGTTGTTCTCCGGTCCGTACCTGCGCGCCGTTTCCTTCCTGAATTTCCTCCAATTCGGCAGCATGCTCGG ATTCAACACGATGAGACTTTGGGTACCGCATCTCTTTGTCATTTTGAATAACTTCGACGCTGACAAGTGGCGCAAAGACCGAGCCCCGACCATGCGCGATATGCTCGATCGTCGAAACGCCCTGCCTGTCAGCCAATACCTGGACTGCCCGAACTTTTCCAACATTTGCATCACG TGGAAAGTCATCGCGGTAATATATCAAAATTCCTCCATAATCGCTGTCTCGGCGGTCCTTTTCTCTTTCCTGGCTAGCGCGATAGCCAACTCCAAGTTCCGAAAGAAACTGATAATGG TTGCCGCTTTCTTTCTCTCGGTGATAAGCAGCTTCGGAATGAACTGGGCGCAGCATCCCGCTTACATGCTAACGCTGGCTGCTGCCATTATCGTCACCACCAGAATAGCCGGTAACATCGTTACCGCCGTCAACGTCGACGTCATCCCCGTTCCGCTAAG ACCCAGCAGCGTCGCGATGCTCACCACCGTTGGAAACGTCGCAGCCATCGTAGGGAATTTTCTGTTTTCCGCGTTGCTGGACGTCGAGTGTCTGGTCGCGTTCATGGGATTGGGATGTTTGTTGCTCG CCTGCTTCTGCTTGTCTTTCTTTCAACCGAAACCCGTAAGAGAATCGACGTCGAAGGCGTTGGAAGCGTGA
- the LOC100879165 gene encoding uncharacterized protein LOC100879165 isoform X3: MAANRGSETKISTINATKSDQEDAVDIEKAISATGYGTFNVLLLLAALPVAWTGIFDTTTPAFILASAECDLQLTSFRKGVLVAFPFVGMTLTSFVWDHVTPYVGARNLFVLGLLADSVLNVLSSAVDSYHVFLAIKFVNGVFTRLHDSSVAVDDRRVLSAIHQLANLPADLFDRPGDRPRDGQRVAAKPQVPRGHRQTRTGIEAAREDVRDQQEEAGKRVSAVLQNSQLSRQSVFQRSSEKLRISCYNAKLLFSGPYLRAVSFLNFLQFGSMLGFNTMRLWVPHLFVILNNFDADKWRKDRAPTMRDMLDRRNALPVSQYLDCPNFSNICITWKVIAVIYQNSSIIAVSAVLFSFLASAIANSKFRKKLIMVAAFFLSVISSFGMNWAQHPAYMLTLAAAIIVTTRIAGNIVTAVNVDVIPVPLRPSSVAMLTTVGNVAAIVGNFLFSALLDVECLVAFMGLGCLLLACFCLSFFQPKPVRESTSKALEA; the protein is encoded by the exons ATGGCAGCGAATCGTGGGAGCGAAACGAAAATCTCGACGATCAACG CGACAAAGAGCGACCAGGAGGATGCGGTGGACATCGAAAAGGCGATATCGGCGACAG GCTACGGAACGTTCAACGTGTTGCTGCTTCTGGCGGCGTTACCGGTCGCGTGGACCGGCATCTTCGACACCACCACGCCGGCTTTCATCCTCGCTTCGGCCGAGTGCGATCTGCAGCTGACTTCTTTCCGAAAAGGCGTTCTCGTAGCGTTTCCGTTCGTAG GAATGACGTTGACCAGCTTCGTGTGGGACCACGTGACGCCCTACGTTGGTGCAAGAAATCTGTTCGTCCTCGGCCTGTTGGCGGATTCCGTTCTGAACGTCCTATCCAGCGCCGTGGACAGTTACCACGTATTTCTCGCGATCAAATTCGTCAACGGCGTTTT TACTCGGCTTCACGATTCTTCCGTTGCCGTTGACGATCGACGTGTTCTATCGGCGATACACCAGCTGGCGAATCTACCTGCTGATCTGTTCGATCGTCCCGGTGATAGGCCTCGTGACGGCCAGCGCGTTGCCGCAAAGCCCCAGGTACCTCGTGGACATCGGCAAACCCGAACAGGCATTGAAGCTGCTCGCGAGGATGTACGCGATCAACAAGAGGAAGCCGGTAAACGCGTTTCCG CGGTGTTGCAGAACTCGCAGCTATCGCGACAATCCGTGTTCCAGAGGAGTTCCGAGAAACTGCGAATCTCTTGTTACAACGCCAAGCTGTTGTTCTCCGGTCCGTACCTGCGCGCCGTTTCCTTCCTGAATTTCCTCCAATTCGGCAGCATGCTCGG ATTCAACACGATGAGACTTTGGGTACCGCATCTCTTTGTCATTTTGAATAACTTCGACGCTGACAAGTGGCGCAAAGACCGAGCCCCGACCATGCGCGATATGCTCGATCGTCGAAACGCCCTGCCTGTCAGCCAATACCTGGACTGCCCGAACTTTTCCAACATTTGCATCACG TGGAAAGTCATCGCGGTAATATATCAAAATTCCTCCATAATCGCTGTCTCGGCGGTCCTTTTCTCTTTCCTGGCTAGCGCGATAGCCAACTCCAAGTTCCGAAAGAAACTGATAATGG TTGCCGCTTTCTTTCTCTCGGTGATAAGCAGCTTCGGAATGAACTGGGCGCAGCATCCCGCTTACATGCTAACGCTGGCTGCTGCCATTATCGTCACCACCAGAATAGCCGGTAACATCGTTACCGCCGTCAACGTCGACGTCATCCCCGTTCCGCTAAG ACCCAGCAGCGTCGCGATGCTCACCACCGTTGGAAACGTCGCAGCCATCGTAGGGAATTTTCTGTTTTCCGCGTTGCTGGACGTCGAGTGTCTGGTCGCGTTCATGGGATTGGGATGTTTGTTGCTCG CCTGCTTCTGCTTGTCTTTCTTTCAACCGAAACCCGTAAGAGAATCGACGTCGAAGGCGTTGGAAGCGTGA
- the LOC100879165 gene encoding synaptic vesicle glycoprotein 2B isoform X1, with product MAANRGSETKISTINATKSDQEDAVDIEKAISATGYGTFNVLLLLAALPVAWTGIFDTTTPAFILASAECDLQLTSFRKGVLVAFPFVGMTLTSFVWDHVTPYVGARNLFVLGLLADSVLNVLSSAVDSYHVFLAIKFVNGVFTGGPFSMVIAYLSEFHSAKYKPSFARWAGLAVNAAIIVPAVLGFTILPLPLTIDVFYRRYTSWRIYLLICSIVPVIGLVTASALPQSPRYLVDIGKPEQALKLLARMYAINKRKPVNAFPIKSLAVLQNSQLSRQSVFQRSSEKLRISCYNAKLLFSGPYLRAVSFLNFLQFGSMLGFNTMRLWVPHLFVILNNFDADKWRKDRAPTMRDMLDRRNALPVSQYLDCPNFSNICITWKVIAVIYQNSSIIAVSAVLFSFLASAIANSKFRKKLIMVAAFFLSVISSFGMNWAQHPAYMLTLAAAIIVTTRIAGNIVTAVNVDVIPVPLRPSSVAMLTTVGNVAAIVGNFLFSALLDVECLVAFMGLGCLLLACFCLSFFQPKPVRESTSKALEA from the exons ATGGCAGCGAATCGTGGGAGCGAAACGAAAATCTCGACGATCAACG CGACAAAGAGCGACCAGGAGGATGCGGTGGACATCGAAAAGGCGATATCGGCGACAG GCTACGGAACGTTCAACGTGTTGCTGCTTCTGGCGGCGTTACCGGTCGCGTGGACCGGCATCTTCGACACCACCACGCCGGCTTTCATCCTCGCTTCGGCCGAGTGCGATCTGCAGCTGACTTCTTTCCGAAAAGGCGTTCTCGTAGCGTTTCCGTTCGTAG GAATGACGTTGACCAGCTTCGTGTGGGACCACGTGACGCCCTACGTTGGTGCAAGAAATCTGTTCGTCCTCGGCCTGTTGGCGGATTCCGTTCTGAACGTCCTATCCAGCGCCGTGGACAGTTACCACGTATTTCTCGCGATCAAATTCGTCAACGGCGTTTT CACGGGTGGACCGTTTTCGATGGTGATCGCCTATCTGTCCGAGTTTCATTCGGCAAAATATAAACCGAGCTTCGCCAGATGGGCAGGACTGGCTGTAAACGCGGCGATCATCGTCCCAGCGG TACTCGGCTTCACGATTCTTCCGTTGCCGTTGACGATCGACGTGTTCTATCGGCGATACACCAGCTGGCGAATCTACCTGCTGATCTGTTCGATCGTCCCGGTGATAGGCCTCGTGACGGCCAGCGCGTTGCCGCAAAGCCCCAGGTACCTCGTGGACATCGGCAAACCCGAACAGGCATTGAAGCTGCTCGCGAGGATGTACGCGATCAACAAGAGGAAGCCGGTAAACGCGTTTCCG ATAAAATCGCTAGCGGTGTTGCAGAACTCGCAGCTATCGCGACAATCCGTGTTCCAGAGGAGTTCCGAGAAACTGCGAATCTCTTGTTACAACGCCAAGCTGTTGTTCTCCGGTCCGTACCTGCGCGCCGTTTCCTTCCTGAATTTCCTCCAATTCGGCAGCATGCTCGG ATTCAACACGATGAGACTTTGGGTACCGCATCTCTTTGTCATTTTGAATAACTTCGACGCTGACAAGTGGCGCAAAGACCGAGCCCCGACCATGCGCGATATGCTCGATCGTCGAAACGCCCTGCCTGTCAGCCAATACCTGGACTGCCCGAACTTTTCCAACATTTGCATCACG TGGAAAGTCATCGCGGTAATATATCAAAATTCCTCCATAATCGCTGTCTCGGCGGTCCTTTTCTCTTTCCTGGCTAGCGCGATAGCCAACTCCAAGTTCCGAAAGAAACTGATAATGG TTGCCGCTTTCTTTCTCTCGGTGATAAGCAGCTTCGGAATGAACTGGGCGCAGCATCCCGCTTACATGCTAACGCTGGCTGCTGCCATTATCGTCACCACCAGAATAGCCGGTAACATCGTTACCGCCGTCAACGTCGACGTCATCCCCGTTCCGCTAAG ACCCAGCAGCGTCGCGATGCTCACCACCGTTGGAAACGTCGCAGCCATCGTAGGGAATTTTCTGTTTTCCGCGTTGCTGGACGTCGAGTGTCTGGTCGCGTTCATGGGATTGGGATGTTTGTTGCTCG CCTGCTTCTGCTTGTCTTTCTTTCAACCGAAACCCGTAAGAGAATCGACGTCGAAGGCGTTGGAAGCGTGA
- the Ret gene encoding protein kinase receptor Ret oncogene yields the protein MLILLLLLLATGAPASDLYFPQSNLSMRLPYLPRDDGKFSRNWTLLELRTLRNDSTEPKGTNYRIAVPHESIASIDPFTNSLLLHALPKRGGPEHETIVVLANETIGNEAALEIRVKPIRLNNERINCTDYVQDMCFWDESSYKIYENQPITMIGTFGPAIYGKLCPNFRVTDYKLLNGTEYFRATSNELYSRVALDRDAVGPPGGPGPRVAVQLQCVVWDEITGTQYAPITVIHVDILDQNDNPPTVQGNDSIAITLRDFSTGDKLVDDNNLILKDADEKSSNSYSVRVLGDTHDALNVTYNALPIELSDGVSYTAIITRISAKTTLLPKSPYRVTLQAKDESLLPGYGDNTLNISLTFYGPEHRTTTTTVPSVSSRQQFSYPSSVRVARLASRYSRVAKPTNEPHPSTNFTVHGSSAFAVTERGGIVYVADENLLKTEPSNLLLKIKWSEKDQAVSSRSMKINLTAATKTSPCDHAPNEIARPRSCANAETPEDCESSCGVASGLYSNGSFFGHCVWRWNNKSNQLSIMSDHYPTCSPDLTHCPDNRCDALEQLDPRICPQDCTLESDVHFAHMNEGGRGIKSGLGTCACNDQLQCTCNVDRMPNDNGANRRDVKPRYRDTEEDLLVSGARKASSGPCGPFCMLGVIAGGFFLLVAIVGSFVTSRYRMAAKEARREGKRRVDRDANGIGALPSSDYIDRGDGLLVGLDTFTAANRHFLLPKTDPPDPKWEFPRSRLSIEQVLGEGEFGRVLRAKAIDIAGIPGPTTVAVKTLKENACASELADLLSEYQLLKEAQHPNVIRLLGACTTAGAPVYLIIEFAEFGSLRNYLRRSRHLESEGRLGGCPSLSNVDGDSQVAERRTSTTIYSVTPRDILSFAWQISKGMAYLADIKLVHRDLAARNVLLAADKVCKISDFGLTRDVYEDDAYLKRSKGRVPVKWMAPESLADHVYTSKSDVWSFGVLLWELVTLGASPYPGVDVHNLYNLLKAGYRMERPANCSQQLYKLMVSCWHQEPNMRPSFRELTGQWEKMLEDSAEYLDLNPRTVHNQAYFASLHALDSPSSSGNDVTDGFDGTETDVVNYLEKPSRDAVTKCDKIDKLGTLWHEPIASFPEEPVKLLYANDPTTNFGLDHYESPIKFRNTSVTSNSENDLVTPTNERSRSYIDMKGKKSAETEDLLAFVATNDDETQPEQDNPVEK from the exons ATGCTGATTCTTTTGCTCTTGTTATTAGCAACGGGCGCACCCGCCTCCG ATCTTTACTTTCCGCAGTCGAATTTGAGCATGAGATTACCGTACTTACCGCGAGACGACGGGAAATTTTCGCGAAACTGGACATTGCTCGAACTCAGGACGCTTCGAAACGATTCGACGGAACCGAAAGGAACAAACTATCGAATCGCCGTGCCACACGAATCGATCGCTTCGATCGATCCCTTTACGAACAGCCTGTTGCTACACGCTCTTCCGAAACGAG GCGGACCGGAACACGAGACGATCGTGGTGTTGGCGAACGAGACGATCGGCAACGAGGCTGCTTTGGAAATAAGAGTGAAGCCGATACGACTGAACAACGAACGAATCAACTGCACGGACTACGTACAG GACATGTGCTTCTGGGACGAATCCAGCTACAAAATTTACGAGAATCAACCGATCACGATGATCGGCACCTTCGGACCGGCCATTTACGGGAAACTTTGCCCCAACTTTCGCGTGACCGACTATAAATTGTTAAACG GGACGGAGTACTTTCGCGCGACGAGCAACGAGCTGTACAGTCGCGTGGCTCTCGACAGGGACGCGGTGGGTCCACCGGGAGGTCCAGGACCACGGGTCGCCGTTCAACTTCAATGCGTCGTCTGGGACGAAATTACCGGGACACAGTACGCGCCGATCACCGTCATTCACGTAGACATTTTGGATCAGAACGATAACCCCCCTACGGTGCAAGGAAACGATTCCATCGCGATCACGCTACGAGACTTTAGCACG GGTGACAAGCTGGTGGACGACAACAACTTGATACTGAAAGACGCGGACGAGAAGAGCAGTAACAGTTACTCCGTACGCGTACTCGGCGATACTCACGACGCTTTGAACGTCACGTACAACGCTTTGCCGATCGAGCTTTCCGACGGAGTTTCTTACACCGCGATAATCACCA GAATATCGGCGAAAACCACGCTCCTGCCAAAATCTCCGTACCGAGTGACTCTTCAAGCGAAGGACGAATCCTTGCTCCCAGGATACGGAGATAACACG TTAAACATCTCGTTGACGTTCTACGGACCGGAACACCGTACCACGACCACGACCGTGCCGTCCGTATCCTCGAGACAACAATTCTCCTACCCTTCGAGCGTTCGAGTTGCTCGATTGGCGTCCCGGTACTCGCGGGTCGCGAAACCGACCAACGAGCCGCATCCCTCCACGAATTTCACCGTCCACGGATCGAGCGCGTTCGCCGTCACTGAACGCGGGGGCATCGTCTACGTGGCGGACGAGAATCTGCTGAAAACGGAGCCGTCGAATTTGCT GCTGAAGATCAAGTGGAGCGAAAAGGATCAGGCCGTCTCCTCCAGGTCCATGAAAATCAATTTGACAGCAGCGACGAAAACGAGCCCGTGCGATCACGCGCCGAACGAGATCGCTCGTCCGCGTTCCTGCGCGAACGCGGAGACACCGGAGGACTGCGAATCCAGTTGCGGCGTCGCCAGCGGATTATACAG TAACGGCAGTTTTTTCGGTCACTGTGTCTGGAGATGGAACAACAAATCGAACCAACTTTCGATCATGTCGGACCACTATCCTACCTGCTCTCCCGACTTGACTCACTGTCCCGACAACCGATGCGACGCCCTCGAACAGTTGGATCCTCGAATTTGCCCGCAAGACTGTACTCTCGAAT CGGACGTACACTTTGCTCACATGAACGAAGGAGGTCGAGGAATAAAGAGCGGTTTGGGAACGTGCGCGTGCAACGATCAGCTGCAGTGTACCTGCAACGTGGACCGCATGCCGAACGACAACGGTGCTAACAGACGAGACGTTAAACCGCGTTATCGAGACACGGAAGAGGATCTTCTCGTATCCGGCGCGCGAAAAG CATCCAGCGGACCGTGCGGCCCCTTCTGTATGTTGGGCGTGATCGCGGGCGGCTTCTTTTTGCTCGTGGCGATCGTCGGTTCTTTCGTCACCTCGAGATACAG AATGGCCGCGAAAGAAGCGCGTCGAGAGGGCAAACGGAGAGTCGATCGCGACGCGAACGGGATCGGAGCTTTACCCTCTTCGGACTACATCGACCGAGGAGACGGCTTATTAGTCGGATTGGATACCTTTACCGCGGCCAATCGTCACTTTCTTCTTCCCAAAACGGATCCG CCGGATCCGAAATGGGAATTTCCACGATCGCGACTGAGCATCGAACAAGTGTTGGGCGAAGGAGAATTCGGCCGCGTACTGCGAGCCAAAGCCATCGATATCGCGGGAATACCCGGTCCCACCACCGTGGCGGTCAAGACGCTCAAGGAGAACGCTTGCGCTTCGGAATTGGCGGATTTGTTGTCCGAGTATCAGCTGCTGAAAGAAGCTCAACATCCGAACGTGATCAGACTACTCGGTGCTTGCACCACCGCCGGTGCTCCGGTCTATCTCATCATCGAATTCGCGGAATTCGGCTCGTTGAG GAATTACTTGAGACGCAGCCGACACTTGGAATCCGAGGGAAGGCTCGGTGGTTGTCCGTCGTTGTCCAACGTCGACGGGGACTCGCAGGTCGCGGAGAGGAGGACGTCGACGACGATTTACTCGGTGACGCCGCGCGACATACTTTCGTTCGCTTGGCAGATTAGCAAAGGAATGGCCTATCTCGCCGACATCAAG CTGGTTCACAGAGATCTCGCTGCGAGAAACGTGCTGCTGGCGGCGGATAAGGTTTGCAAgatttcggatttcggtctAACGCGAGACGTGTACGAAGACGACGCTTATTTGAAGCGTAGCAAAGGCCGAG TTCCCGTGAAATGGATGGCGCCGGAATCGTTGGCCGACCACGTGTACACCAGCAAGTCGGACGTCTGGAGCTTCGGAGTTCTTCTCTGGGAGTTGGTCACGTTAGGCGCGTCTCCTTATCCCGGTGTAGACGTGCACAATCTCTACAACCTACTGAAAGCCGGATATCGGATGGAGAGGCCAGCGAATTGCTCGCAACAGCT GTACAAGTTGATGGTGTCTTGTTGGCACCAAGAGCCCAACATGAGGCCATCCTTCAGAGAACTTACCGGCCAGTGGGAGAAAATGTTGGAGGATAGCGCCGAATATTTGGATCTGAATCCGAGAACCGTTCACAATCAAGCATACTTTGCTTCTCTTCACGCTTTGGATAGTCCAAGCA GTTCTGGCAACGACGTCACGGACGGATTCGATGGCACCGAGACCGACGTCGTCAACTACTTGGAGAAACCGTCCCGCGACGCGGTAACCAAATGCGACAAGATAGACAAGCTTGGCACCCTCTGGCACGAACCTATAGCCTCCTTTCCGGAAGAACCCGTGAAACTCTTGTACGCGAACGACCCTACGACCAATTTCGGCCTCGATCATTACGAGAGTCCGATCAAGTTCAGAAACACCAGCGTTACGAGTAACAGCGAGAACGACTTGGTCACTCCGACGAACGAACGGTCTCGTTCCTACATCGACATGAAAGGAAAAAAATCCGCGGAAACGGAAGATCTTCTCGCGTTCGTCGCCACGAACGACGACGAGACCCAGCCAGAACAAGATAACCCGGTTGAAAAATAA